A part of Flavobacteriaceae bacterium GSB9 genomic DNA contains:
- a CDS encoding DNA-binding protein, whose protein sequence is MKTKKDHWRKKSYQKVNLETKLLVVDQILTGHISNNQASKKYDVPRTTIAYWLRKYSTLVQQNNGMSKNDEIKRLKEKIEELEFQKDFQQDIIADMELITGVDMSKKSLPKTLAKEIEKKKKARIKENGSMDVLGLANKPSTKGSKHNKNKK, encoded by the coding sequence ATGAAAACAAAAAAAGACCACTGGCGAAAAAAAAGCTACCAAAAAGTCAATCTAGAAACCAAACTTTTGGTCGTTGACCAAATCCTTACTGGACACATCTCTAACAATCAGGCTTCCAAAAAATATGATGTCCCTAGGACAACCATTGCCTATTGGTTAAGAAAATACAGTACCTTAGTACAACAAAACAATGGTATGAGCAAGAACGATGAAATTAAAAGACTAAAGGAAAAAATTGAAGAACTGGAGTTCCAAAAAGACTTCCAGCAGGACATCATCGCTGATATGGAACTTATTACTGGCGTCGATATGTCAAAAAAGTCATTGCCCAAAACATTAGCAAAAGAGATAGAGAAAAAGAAAAAAGCCCGTATAAAAGAAAATGGCTCTATGGATGTTTTGGGATTAGCAAACAAGCCTTCTACAAAAGGCTCAAAGCACAACAAAAACAAGAAATAG